One Silurus meridionalis isolate SWU-2019-XX chromosome 10, ASM1480568v1, whole genome shotgun sequence genomic window carries:
- the arsia gene encoding arylsulfatase I: MAGAALAGLSMMLGAGFLAWDWSNQNQVENDPGAPNPRRPPHIIFIMTDDLGFNDIGYHNPDMRTPTLDKLAADGVKLENYYVQPICTPSRSQFLTGRYQIHTGLQHSIIRSRQPNCLPFDMVTLPQRLQEAGYSTHMVGKWHLGFYKRDCLPTRRGFHTYFGSLTGSVDYYTYDSCDGPGRCGFDLHEGETVAWGYRGKYSTHLYTRRVRKILASHDPLGKPLFIFLSFQAVHTPLQCPKEYIYPYRGMGNVHRRKYAAMVSSVDEAVHNVTYALRKYGYYRNSVIIFSTDNGGQPLFGGSNWPLRGRKGTYWEGGLRAVGFVHSPLLRRRRKVSKALVHITDWYPTLMHLAGGNVSQMHGLDGYDMWETISEGKESPRFEILHNIDPLYVTSRHGSLRAGYGIWNTAVQAAVRMGDWKLLTGEPGYGDWTPPQVLGNFPGGWWDLERHAEARKSLWLFNITADPYERYDMTEQRPDVVKQLLARIAFYNRTAVPVRYPAEDPRADPSLNGGAWRPWAGDKEADSWHQVYHRRRNDKNKKLDKMRSFFKKLNTKIMSNRI; this comes from the exons ATGGCGGGGGCGGCCCTGGCGGGGCTCTCCATGATGCTCGGTGCTGGTTTCCTCGCTTGGGACTGGTCGAACCAGAACCAGGTGGAAAATGATCCCGGGGCACCGAACCCCCGCAGACCACCGCACATCATTTTCATCATGACAGACGACCTGGGTTTCAACGATATCGGCTACCACAACCCTGACATGCGCACACCCACGCTGGATAAACTGGCGGCGGATGGAGTGAAACTGGAGAATTACTACGTGCAGCCGATCTGCACACCGTCTCGTAGCCAGTTCCTCACCGGCAG GTATCAGATCCACACAGGTCTTCAGCATTCAATCATCAGGTCACGACAACCCAACTGTCTGCCTTTTGACATGGTCACCCTGCCACAACGTCTTCAGGAAGCTGGCTACTCCACACACATGGTGGGAAAATGGCATCTGGGCTTCTACAAGCGTGACTGTCTTCCCACTCGTCGGGGCTTTCACACCTACTTTGGCTCACTGACAGGCAGTGTGGACTACTACACGTACGACTCCTGTGATGGTCCAGGGAGGTGTGGCTTTGATCTCCATGAAGGCGAAACTGTGGCATGGGGATATCGGGGAAAATACTcaacacatctatacacacgcAGAGTGCGTAAGATTTTGGCATCGCACGATCCATTAGGAAAGCCtctgtttattttcttgtcCTTCCAAGCTGTTCATACTCCCTTACAGTGTCCTAAGGAGTATATCTATCCCTATCGTGGAATGGGAAATGTTCATCGGCGCAAATATGCAGCCATGGTTTCTTCCGTGGACGAGGCAGTACACAATGTGACATATGCGCTCCGGAAATATGGGTATTACCGCAACAGTGTGATTATTTTTTCTACAGATAATGGGGGCCAGCCTTTATTTGGAGGAAGTAACTGGCCACTTAGGGGCCGGAAAGGGACATATTGGGAAGGTGGCTTACGTGCTGTGGGATTTGTCCACAGCCCACTTCTCCGGCGGCGGAGGAAAGTCAGTAAGGCACTGGTTCACATCACTGATTGGTACCCAACACTTATGCACCTGGCAGGGGGGAATGTATCCCAGATGCATGGGCTAGATGGGTATGACATGTGGGAAACAATCAGCGAGGGAAAGGAATCCCCACGCTTTGAAATCCTCCACAACATTGACCCACTGTATGTGACTTCACGCCATGGCTCACTCCGGGCCGGGTACGGAATCTGGAATACTGCTGTACAGGCAGCAGTACGAATGGGAGACTGGAAGCTGCTGACAGGAGAGCCGGGTTATGGAGACTGGACACCACCACAGGTGCTAGGAAACTTCCCGGGAGGGTGGTGGGATCTTGAGCGTCATGCCGAAGCCCGCAAATCACTATGGCTGTTCAACATCACAGCAGATCCATACGAGCGCTACGACATGACTGAACAGAGGCCTGATGTGGTAAAGCAGCTGCTGGCCAGGATAGCGTTTTATAATCGCACAGCTGTGCCAGTGCGCTACCCTGCTGAGGATCCAAGGGCAGATCCGAGTCTGAATGGAGGGGCGTGGAGGCCTTGGGCTGGGGACAAGGAAGCTGACAGCTGGCACCAGGTTTATCACAGAAGGAGGAATGACAAGAATAAGAAGTTGGACAAAATGAGGTCATTTTTCAAGAAACTGAACACAAAGATTATGTCCAATCGGATATGA
- the LOC124391980 gene encoding interleukin-17B-like: MSRFWNELLMVLMLTDILIVALARKEGKARRRKVEGGQDTQPQRSNSTSFQIPIDPILTGDHTAGAGEREMDFDKAIDDMVSQVRNNPALSKSKCVVDRHLWMSNSRSLSPWSYRINHDENRRPVDIPEAKCACAGCINPFTMQEDRSMTSVLIYAKIPVRRLQCPSKKKKKCVPRYRTVVESIAVGCTCIAG, from the exons ATGAGTCGATTTTGGAACGAG CTGTTGATGGTGCTGATGCTGACGGATATTTTGATCGTCGCGTTGGCGCGCAAAGAAGGCAAAGCGCGGAGGCGCAAAGTGGAGGGTGGGCAGGACACGCAGCCGCAGCGCAGCAATTCCACGTCTTTCCAGATTCCCATCGACCCCATACTCACCGGAGACCACACAGCCGGAGCCGGAGAACGCGAGATGGACTTCGACAAGGCTATAGATGACATGGTGTCTCAGGTGAGGAACAATCCGGCTCTGTCCAAAAGCAAGTGCGTGGTGGACCGCCACCTGTGGATGTCCAACAGCCGAAGCCTCTCCCCGTGGTCTTACAG GATCAACCATGACGAGAACCGCAGGCCCGTCGACATCCCGGAGGCCAAGTGCGCATGCGCGGGGTGCATAAACCCGTTCACCATGCAGGAGGACCGTTCAATGACCAGCGTGCTCATCTACGCCAAGATCCCGGTGCGGCGGCTGCAGTGTCccagcaagaagaagaagaagtgcgTGCCACGTTACCGCACCGTGGTGGAGAGCATCGCCGTGGGCTGCACGTGCATAGCGGGCTGA